The proteins below come from a single Burkholderia contaminans genomic window:
- a CDS encoding CMD domain-containing protein, giving the protein MTESITPAAAPDTIDAVAGLREGDAVAALRRARDKVLLHTRLSEAALFDPALPDLSLIERLHAARYVAEKSNARVLADTYRARLVDAGGTLDDIARADADAFDTLPRRIGAILTHARLLTRSPVDARPSDLDALKSAGLTTPAIVALSQLVAFVTYQLRVAVAAQALQARAATEAA; this is encoded by the coding sequence ATGACTGAATCCATCACGCCGGCCGCTGCGCCGGACACGATCGACGCGGTGGCCGGCCTGCGCGAAGGCGACGCCGTCGCCGCGCTGCGTCGCGCACGCGACAAGGTGCTGCTCCATACGCGGCTGAGCGAAGCGGCGCTGTTCGATCCCGCGTTGCCCGACCTTTCGTTGATCGAACGACTGCACGCGGCGCGGTATGTTGCAGAAAAATCGAACGCTCGCGTGCTGGCAGACACCTATCGCGCACGACTGGTCGACGCTGGCGGCACGCTCGACGATATCGCCCGCGCGGACGCCGATGCATTCGACACGTTGCCCCGCCGCATCGGCGCGATCCTGACGCATGCACGCCTGCTGACGCGCTCCCCGGTCGATGCACGCCCGTCCGATCTCGACGCGCTGAAGTCGGCCGGACTCACGACGCCCGCGATCGTTGCGCTGTCGCAGCTCGTGGCGTTCGTTACGTATCAGTTGCGCGTCGCGGTGGCCGCGCAGGCGCTTCAGGCACGTGCTGCAACGGAGGCCGCATGA
- a CDS encoding methyltransferase family protein, producing the protein MAQAIQDASGRGTRTPGTPAVHATATGEESEPISLIELGARVCSVTVLGLFAYSIYLQWRMNPGRITLILLLVSAVLTVGFSAFAKLPRRRDWHPVAVCFSIGGTFYYLAYQLTASTHLIPEWAGGGIQIVGIAWHLFAKLSLGRSFGLLPANRGVVSSGAYRFMRHPIYAGYLLSEIGFLLTNFSTRNLVMIGTWMLLQIGRIVLEERVLSDDEDYRAYKSQVRYRLIPGVF; encoded by the coding sequence ATGGCACAGGCGATACAGGATGCAAGTGGTCGGGGAACGCGCACGCCAGGTACGCCGGCGGTGCACGCTACGGCTACAGGCGAGGAATCGGAGCCGATCAGTCTGATCGAGCTCGGCGCTCGAGTGTGTTCGGTGACGGTGCTGGGCCTGTTTGCCTATTCGATCTATCTGCAGTGGCGAATGAATCCGGGCCGGATCACGCTGATCCTGCTGCTGGTTTCAGCCGTACTGACCGTCGGATTCTCGGCTTTTGCAAAATTGCCGAGGCGACGCGACTGGCATCCCGTCGCGGTGTGCTTTTCTATCGGCGGCACGTTCTATTACCTCGCCTACCAACTGACCGCCAGTACCCACCTGATTCCGGAGTGGGCCGGGGGCGGCATTCAAATCGTCGGGATTGCGTGGCACTTGTTCGCAAAGCTGTCGCTGGGCCGCTCGTTCGGTCTGCTGCCGGCCAACCGCGGGGTCGTGTCGTCCGGTGCGTACCGCTTCATGCGCCACCCGATCTATGCCGGTTACCTGCTGTCTGAAATCGGTTTCCTGCTCACCAACTTCAGTACCCGAAACCTGGTCATGATCGGCACCTGGATGCTGTTGCAGATCGGGAGAATCGTGCTGGAGGAACGTGTGCTGTCGGACGACGAAGATTATCGTGCGTACAAGTCGCAGGTTCGATATCGACTGATTCCGGGCGTGTTCTGA
- a CDS encoding ornithine cyclodeaminase yields the protein MTRFLDVPATARLIAKTGVTTFLSELVDTLRADYLQWADFDKSPRVACHSRDGVIELMPVANASLFAFKYVNGHPVNAARGMHTVMAFGALAEVDTGYPLLLAELTLTTALRTAATSVLAAQALARPDSRTMALIGNGAQSEFQAIAFHTLLGIDEIRVFDVDPRATDKLVQNLAAYPTLRVVRAASTADAVRGADIVTTVTADKAYATIVTADMIEPGMHLNAVGGDCPGKTELEAGVLQAGRVFVEFEPQSRIEGEIQQMPADFPVTELWRVLQGETTGRERADEVTVFDSVGFALEDYSALRYLYALAQQHNAGVEIALIPPAVDPKNLFALIDDPAAIALGHAAYATEAVAALAR from the coding sequence ATGACCCGCTTCCTCGACGTTCCCGCCACCGCCCGACTGATCGCCAAAACCGGCGTCACGACCTTCCTCAGCGAGCTCGTCGACACGCTGCGCGCCGATTACCTGCAGTGGGCCGATTTCGACAAGTCGCCGCGCGTCGCGTGCCACTCGCGCGACGGCGTGATCGAACTGATGCCCGTCGCGAACGCGTCGCTGTTCGCGTTCAAGTACGTGAACGGCCACCCCGTCAACGCCGCGCGCGGGATGCACACGGTGATGGCGTTCGGCGCGCTCGCCGAAGTCGATACCGGCTACCCGCTGCTGCTCGCCGAACTCACGCTGACCACCGCGCTGCGCACGGCCGCCACGTCGGTGCTCGCCGCGCAAGCCCTCGCCCGCCCCGATTCGCGCACGATGGCGCTGATCGGCAACGGCGCGCAGAGCGAATTCCAGGCGATCGCGTTCCACACGCTGCTCGGCATCGACGAAATCCGCGTGTTCGACGTCGATCCGCGCGCGACCGACAAGCTCGTGCAGAACCTCGCCGCGTACCCCACGTTGCGCGTGGTGCGCGCCGCGTCGACCGCCGACGCCGTGCGCGGCGCCGACATCGTGACGACCGTCACCGCCGACAAGGCGTACGCGACGATCGTCACGGCCGACATGATCGAACCCGGCATGCACCTGAACGCCGTGGGCGGCGATTGCCCGGGCAAGACCGAACTCGAGGCGGGCGTGCTGCAGGCGGGCCGCGTGTTCGTCGAATTCGAGCCGCAATCGCGCATCGAGGGCGAGATCCAGCAGATGCCGGCCGACTTCCCCGTCACCGAGCTGTGGCGCGTGCTGCAGGGCGAGACGACCGGCCGCGAACGCGCGGACGAAGTCACGGTGTTCGACTCGGTCGGCTTCGCGCTCGAGGATTACTCGGCGCTGCGCTACCTGTATGCGCTCGCGCAGCAGCACAACGCGGGCGTCGAGATCGCGCTGATTCCGCCGGCCGTCGACCCGAAGAACCTGTTCGCGCTGATCGACGACCCGGCCGCGATCGCGCTGGGTCACGCGGCGTACGCGACCGAAGCCGTCGCCGCGCTCGCACGCTGA
- a CDS encoding Lrp/AsnC family transcriptional regulator: MITLDDVDRQLIALLRDNARLPVVALAKELRVARATVQNRLTRLEKHGVIVGYTVRLKPAAERHRIRALMSIAVQGNRGAEVVKVLRGHPNVASIHSTNGRWDLVAELHADSLEHFDRVLGAIRLIDGIANTETSILLSTHKA; this comes from the coding sequence ATGATCACGCTCGACGACGTCGACCGGCAGCTCATCGCGCTGCTGCGCGACAACGCGCGACTGCCCGTCGTCGCGCTGGCGAAGGAATTGCGCGTCGCGCGCGCGACCGTGCAGAACCGGCTGACGCGGCTGGAGAAGCACGGCGTGATCGTCGGCTATACGGTGCGGCTCAAGCCGGCGGCCGAACGGCACCGGATCCGCGCGCTGATGTCGATCGCCGTGCAGGGCAATCGCGGCGCGGAAGTGGTGAAAGTGCTGCGCGGGCATCCGAACGTCGCGTCGATCCACAGCACCAACGGGCGCTGGGATCTCGTCGCCGAGCTGCATGCCGATTCGCTCGAGCACTTCGATCGCGTGCTCGGCGCGATTCGTCTGATCGACGGGATCGCGAATACCGAGACGAGTATTTTGCTGTCGACGCACAAGGCGTGA
- the ctlX gene encoding citrulline utilization hydrolase CtlX, whose translation MNLVSIQAPASVVMIRPHRFLPNPQTAADNAFQRTSAAEGAHGAASVSAAARDEVTAAAQALADAGVRVHVFDDHGERDTPDSVFPNNWFSTHPGGHVALYPMFSANRRRERRADIVEMLKAEYRVQDVIDYSGLEYDDVFLEGTGAMVLDHVARIAYTARSRRADPVALERFCTNFNFEPICFDTADTDGRPIYHTNVMMSVATEFAMVGLELIADSRRREEIAQRLAETGRTVIALDASQIANFAGNTLELSGKAGRVLALSRRAYDCLTPVQRATIERSARLLPLDVPTIELAGGSVRCMLAGIHLARRAAARDVSEIESMERQREAVSPA comes from the coding sequence ATGAATCTCGTATCGATCCAGGCGCCGGCCTCCGTCGTGATGATCCGGCCGCACCGCTTCCTGCCGAACCCGCAGACCGCGGCCGACAACGCGTTCCAGCGCACGTCCGCCGCTGAAGGCGCGCACGGCGCGGCATCCGTGTCCGCGGCCGCGCGCGACGAAGTCACGGCCGCCGCGCAGGCGCTCGCCGATGCAGGCGTGCGCGTGCACGTGTTCGACGACCACGGCGAGCGTGACACGCCCGACTCCGTGTTCCCGAACAACTGGTTCTCGACGCACCCGGGCGGCCACGTCGCGCTGTATCCGATGTTCAGCGCGAACCGGCGTCGCGAGCGGCGCGCCGACATCGTCGAGATGCTGAAGGCCGAATATCGCGTGCAGGACGTGATCGACTACTCGGGCCTCGAATACGACGACGTGTTCCTCGAAGGCACCGGCGCGATGGTGCTCGACCACGTCGCGCGGATCGCGTACACCGCGCGTTCGCGCCGTGCCGATCCGGTCGCGCTCGAACGCTTCTGCACGAACTTCAATTTCGAGCCGATCTGCTTCGATACGGCCGACACCGACGGGCGGCCGATCTATCACACGAACGTGATGATGAGCGTCGCGACCGAGTTCGCGATGGTCGGCCTCGAACTCATTGCCGACAGCCGCCGTCGTGAAGAAATCGCGCAACGGCTCGCCGAAACGGGTCGCACCGTGATCGCGCTCGATGCATCGCAGATTGCGAATTTTGCGGGCAACACGCTGGAATTGTCAGGCAAGGCAGGGCGTGTGCTCGCGCTGTCGCGGCGCGCGTACGACTGTCTCACGCCGGTGCAGCGCGCGACGATCGAGCGATCGGCACGGCTGCTGCCGCTCGACGTGCCGACGATCGAACTGGCCGGCGGCTCGGTGCGCTGCATGCTCGCGGGGATTCATCTCGCGCGGCGGGCGGCCGCGCGCGATGTATCGGAAATCGAATCGATGGAGCGGCAGCGCGAAGCGGTTTCGCCTGCCTGA
- a CDS encoding flavin-containing monooxygenase codes for MTTTTPDKLQALEARLAQDLRWLDLPAPSWVPPREADGTRVLDVAIVGGGMAGLAAAAELRLLGIDNQCVIDRAPAGYEGPWVTFARMDTLRSPKQLAGPALGLPALTFRAWFEAQYGRDAWDALYKIPRTQWMDYLRWYRRVLDLQVRNDTTLVALRPRDDGLLALDVRGNGEAQTLLARHVVLATGRDGLGGPYVPPVAQRAPRTRWAHSSEPIDFAALAGKRVGVVGAGASAFDNAGTALEAGAARVDLFFRRADIPRINKLTGIGSPGLVHGYADLDDATKWRFMHYALTSQTPPPRDSVLRVSRHAHAHFHANSPIETLAGHADGLDVTTPRGRYTVDFLIFATGFHSDWTTRAEFASFGAQVRRWKDRYRPEPGAWIDELAESPDLGPAFAFQEREPGACAAITRIHCFNHAASLSHGKLSGDIPAISAGAKRLARGIASRLFDADRDRHYDALVAYANAELQGDEWHDADA; via the coding sequence ATGACAACGACGACGCCCGATAAATTGCAGGCACTCGAAGCCCGGCTCGCGCAAGACCTGCGCTGGCTCGACCTGCCGGCTCCATCGTGGGTGCCGCCGCGCGAGGCCGACGGCACACGCGTGCTCGACGTCGCGATCGTCGGCGGCGGCATGGCCGGGCTTGCGGCGGCCGCCGAACTGCGCCTGCTCGGCATCGACAACCAGTGCGTGATCGACCGCGCGCCGGCCGGCTACGAAGGGCCGTGGGTCACGTTCGCGCGAATGGACACGCTGCGCTCGCCGAAGCAGCTCGCGGGGCCCGCGCTCGGATTGCCTGCGCTGACGTTCCGCGCGTGGTTCGAAGCACAATACGGCCGCGATGCCTGGGACGCGCTCTACAAGATTCCGCGCACCCAATGGATGGACTACCTGCGCTGGTACCGGCGCGTGCTCGACCTGCAGGTGCGCAACGACACCACGCTCGTCGCGCTGCGCCCGCGCGACGACGGCCTGCTCGCACTCGACGTGCGCGGCAACGGCGAAGCGCAGACCCTGCTCGCACGGCACGTGGTGCTCGCCACCGGCCGCGACGGGCTCGGCGGCCCGTACGTACCGCCCGTCGCGCAACGCGCGCCGCGCACCCGCTGGGCCCATTCGTCCGAGCCGATCGATTTCGCGGCACTCGCGGGCAAGCGTGTCGGCGTGGTCGGCGCGGGCGCATCCGCGTTCGACAACGCGGGCACCGCGCTCGAAGCGGGCGCCGCACGCGTCGACCTGTTCTTCCGCCGCGCGGACATTCCGCGCATCAACAAGCTGACGGGCATCGGCAGCCCGGGCCTCGTGCACGGGTACGCCGATCTCGACGACGCGACGAAATGGCGCTTCATGCATTACGCGCTGACGTCGCAAACGCCGCCGCCGCGCGACAGCGTGCTGCGTGTGTCGCGCCACGCGCATGCGCATTTCCACGCGAACAGCCCGATCGAGACGCTCGCCGGGCACGCGGACGGACTCGATGTGACGACGCCGCGCGGGCGCTACACCGTCGACTTCCTGATCTTCGCGACCGGCTTTCATTCGGACTGGACGACGCGCGCGGAATTCGCGTCGTTCGGCGCGCAGGTGCGGCGCTGGAAGGATCGCTACCGACCGGAGCCGGGCGCGTGGATCGACGAGCTCGCCGAGTCGCCCGATCTCGGCCCCGCGTTCGCGTTCCAGGAACGCGAGCCCGGCGCGTGCGCGGCCATCACGCGGATCCACTGCTTCAACCATGCCGCGAGCCTGAGCCACGGCAAGCTGTCCGGCGATATCCCGGCCATCAGCGCGGGCGCCAAGCGGCTCGCGCGCGGGATTGCGAGCCGGCTGTTCGACGCGGACCGCGATCGCCACTACGACGCACTCGTCGCGTACGCGAACGCCGAACTGCAGGGCGACGAATGGCACGACGCCGACGCATGA
- a CDS encoding ABC transporter substrate-binding protein, translating to MNVSGNDARGAWRRVLGTVAALAAAWGLSTGSALAAGVSGEPVVIGVSGPLTGQDAQYGEQWKRGFDLALDEINGSGGIHGRPLAVDFQDSRSDPRQAVAIAQKFVADPRIAIELGDFSSATSMAASPIYQRGQLIQFGFTNSHPDFTKGGDYLWSTALSQAEEQPLLARYAVKELGFKRIAVLYLNTDWGRTSKDIFAKAVTGLGAQVVAAEGYQPAEKDFRSTLVRIGESKPDSIVLISYYADGAQIVRQARTSGLTLPIAAVGSVYSPKFLELGGTAVEGVYTESNFFPAEPRPEVQAFVQRYRAKFHADPDSFVARAYDALILSAEVLRRYGTTRQAAHDGFAKISDVPSVIFGKVRFDPQTRRVAGARTVYLVVKQGQWALWDGAKPQLAAR from the coding sequence ATGAACGTTTCGGGGAACGACGCACGCGGGGCATGGCGACGCGTGCTGGGCACGGTGGCGGCGCTCGCTGCCGCATGGGGCTTGTCGACGGGCAGCGCGCTCGCGGCGGGCGTGTCGGGCGAGCCGGTGGTGATCGGCGTGAGCGGTCCGCTCACGGGCCAGGACGCGCAGTACGGCGAACAATGGAAGCGCGGCTTCGATCTCGCGCTCGACGAGATCAACGGCAGCGGCGGCATTCACGGCCGGCCGCTCGCGGTCGACTTCCAGGACAGCCGCAGCGATCCGCGCCAGGCGGTGGCGATCGCGCAGAAGTTCGTCGCCGATCCGCGCATCGCGATCGAGCTGGGCGACTTCTCCAGCGCGACGTCGATGGCCGCATCGCCGATCTACCAGCGCGGGCAACTGATCCAGTTCGGCTTCACGAACTCGCATCCGGATTTCACGAAGGGCGGCGACTATCTGTGGAGCACCGCGCTGAGTCAGGCCGAGGAGCAGCCGCTGCTCGCGCGCTACGCGGTGAAGGAACTCGGCTTCAAGCGGATCGCGGTGCTGTACCTGAACACCGACTGGGGCCGCACCAGCAAGGACATCTTCGCGAAGGCGGTGACGGGGCTCGGCGCCCAGGTCGTCGCGGCCGAAGGCTATCAGCCGGCGGAGAAGGATTTCCGCTCGACGCTCGTGCGCATCGGCGAATCGAAGCCCGATTCGATCGTGCTGATCTCGTATTACGCGGACGGTGCGCAGATCGTGCGTCAGGCGCGTACATCGGGGCTCACGCTGCCGATCGCGGCGGTCGGTTCGGTGTACTCGCCGAAGTTCCTCGAACTGGGCGGCACGGCCGTCGAAGGCGTCTATACGGAATCGAACTTCTTCCCGGCCGAACCGCGCCCCGAGGTGCAAGCGTTCGTGCAGCGCTATCGCGCGAAATTCCACGCCGATCCCGATTCGTTCGTCGCGCGTGCATACGACGCGCTGATCCTGTCGGCGGAAGTGCTGCGCCGCTACGGCACGACGCGCCAGGCCGCGCACGACGGCTTCGCAAAGATCAGCGACGTGCCGAGCGTGATCTTCGGCAAGGTGCGCTTCGATCCGCAGACGCGTCGCGTTGCCGGCGCGCGCACCGTGTACCTGGTCGTGAAGCAGGGGCAGTGGGCGCTGTGGGACGGCGCGAAACCGCAGCTCGCCGCGCGTTGA
- a CDS encoding LysR family transcriptional regulator, which produces MELHQLEAFSAVMSAGSVTGAGELLGRSQPAVTRQIQELEADLGYALFDRHGPRVTPTRRAFLLYEEVERSLVGLRAIEARARALGDETAEPVRIAATPSLAATLVPAALAALPDGMQAPHYQIRSESAEHVVHEVLAGTADIGVVTLPMAHAGLDVHWIAQTPCVAVLPAGDPLAAQPRIALRDLARRRIVTVANRHRLRQRIDAAFAAARVDARVFIETNASLNAVMAARAGIGIGIVDPATGAALPVEGVVSRPLDVDIPFAFGVATPAGKARTSAIDALLDALHRTTHALLDDVIFHDAAAHDALLRGDRLRAGRAPRGAAGTTRARRTRPEAA; this is translated from the coding sequence ATGGAGCTGCATCAACTCGAAGCCTTTTCCGCGGTCATGTCGGCCGGCAGCGTGACCGGCGCGGGCGAACTGCTCGGCCGCTCGCAGCCGGCCGTCACGCGGCAGATCCAGGAGCTCGAAGCCGATCTCGGCTACGCGCTGTTCGACCGGCACGGCCCGCGCGTCACGCCGACGCGGCGCGCGTTTCTGCTCTACGAGGAAGTCGAACGCTCGCTGGTCGGCCTGCGCGCGATCGAGGCGCGCGCCCGGGCGCTCGGCGATGAAACCGCCGAGCCCGTGCGCATCGCGGCCACCCCTTCGCTCGCGGCCACGCTCGTGCCGGCCGCGCTCGCCGCGCTGCCCGACGGCATGCAGGCGCCCCACTACCAGATACGCAGCGAATCGGCCGAGCATGTCGTGCACGAGGTGCTGGCCGGCACGGCCGATATCGGCGTCGTCACGTTGCCGATGGCGCACGCGGGGCTCGACGTGCACTGGATCGCGCAGACGCCGTGCGTCGCCGTGCTGCCTGCCGGCGACCCGCTCGCGGCGCAGCCGCGCATCGCGCTGCGCGATCTCGCACGCCGCCGCATCGTGACGGTCGCGAACCGCCACCGGCTGCGCCAGCGGATCGATGCGGCATTCGCGGCCGCGCGGGTCGATGCACGCGTGTTCATCGAAACCAATGCGTCGCTGAATGCGGTGATGGCCGCGCGTGCGGGTATCGGGATCGGCATCGTCGATCCGGCGACGGGCGCGGCGCTGCCGGTGGAGGGTGTCGTCTCCCGCCCGCTCGATGTCGACATTCCGTTCGCGTTCGGCGTCGCGACGCCGGCCGGCAAGGCACGCACGTCCGCCATCGATGCGCTGCTCGACGCGCTGCACCGTACGACGCACGCGCTGCTCGACGACGTGATCTTTCACGACGCCGCCGCACACGACGCGCTGCTGCGCGGCGACCGGCTGCGCGCCGGGCGCGCACCGCGCGGCGCAGCCGGCACGACGCGTGCACGCCGTACACGCCCGGAGGCCGCATGA
- a CDS encoding Hsp70 family protein — MSDPRYSIGIDLGTTHCALSYVDSAASDGETITQQVLPIAQLTAPGALESRDLLPSFLYLPHESELTQGDLTLPWTASRGFAVGEMARTRGAGTPIRLVSSAKSWLCHPGVDRRAAILPSDAPPEVSRVSPLESSIRYLTHLREAWDHTHPDAPFADQDVTVTIPASFDPAARELTAEAARAAGYSRMTLLEEPQAALYSWIQKSQGGWRKQVQVGDLILCVDVGGGTTDLSLIAVVEREGNLELHRVAVGEHILLGGDNMDLALAHIVARKLAQQGTQADPWQLRALTYACRSAKETLLSDPTTDAVPLVVPSRGSKLIGGSIRTELTRAELTQTILEGFFPQVDAAARPVSRARVGLTQLGLPYAQDAGITRHLAAFLGRQVAALDSLEGVQRTLPQGATFLHPTAVLFNGGVFKSALLTQRVLDTLNSWLAAEGAPPARLLEGADLDLAVARGAAYYGYVKRGRGVRIRGGTARAYYVAIESAMPAVPGLEPPVQALCVAPFGMEEGSDAALPPQEFGLVVGEPVQFRFFGSSVRRQDQVGTLLDYWSPEELQELEEIQATLPAEGRTVGEVVPVKLHARVTEAGTLELEAIPSGTNERWKVEFDVRGAA; from the coding sequence GTGAGCGATCCGCGCTATTCGATCGGTATCGATCTCGGGACGACCCATTGCGCGCTGTCGTACGTCGACAGCGCCGCGAGCGACGGCGAAACCATCACGCAGCAGGTGCTGCCGATCGCGCAGCTCACCGCGCCCGGCGCGCTGGAGTCGCGCGACCTGCTGCCGTCGTTCCTTTACCTGCCGCATGAAAGCGAACTCACGCAGGGCGACCTGACGCTGCCGTGGACGGCCTCGCGCGGCTTCGCGGTCGGCGAAATGGCCCGCACGCGCGGCGCCGGCACGCCGATCCGCCTCGTGTCGAGCGCGAAGAGCTGGCTGTGCCACCCGGGCGTCGATCGCCGCGCGGCGATCCTGCCGAGCGATGCGCCGCCGGAAGTGTCGCGCGTGTCGCCGCTGGAAAGCTCGATCCGCTACCTGACGCACCTGCGCGAAGCGTGGGACCACACGCATCCCGACGCGCCGTTCGCCGACCAGGACGTGACGGTCACGATCCCTGCATCGTTCGACCCGGCCGCGCGCGAACTGACGGCCGAGGCCGCCCGCGCCGCCGGCTACTCGCGCATGACGCTGCTCGAAGAGCCGCAGGCGGCGCTGTACAGCTGGATCCAGAAGAGCCAGGGCGGCTGGCGCAAGCAGGTGCAGGTCGGCGACCTGATCCTGTGCGTCGACGTCGGCGGCGGCACGACCGACCTGTCGCTGATCGCGGTGGTCGAGCGTGAAGGCAATCTCGAACTGCATCGCGTGGCGGTCGGCGAGCACATCCTGCTCGGCGGCGACAACATGGACCTCGCGCTTGCGCATATCGTCGCGCGCAAGCTCGCGCAGCAGGGCACGCAGGCCGATCCGTGGCAACTGCGCGCGCTCACGTACGCATGCCGTTCCGCGAAGGAAACGCTGCTGTCCGACCCGACGACCGACGCGGTGCCGCTCGTCGTGCCGAGCCGCGGCTCGAAGCTGATCGGCGGCTCGATCCGCACCGAGCTGACGCGCGCCGAACTCACGCAGACAATCCTCGAAGGCTTCTTCCCGCAAGTCGATGCAGCCGCGCGCCCGGTGAGCCGCGCGCGCGTCGGCCTGACGCAGCTCGGCCTGCCGTATGCGCAGGACGCGGGCATCACGCGCCATCTCGCGGCGTTCCTCGGCCGCCAGGTCGCGGCGCTCGACTCGCTCGAAGGCGTGCAGCGCACGCTGCCGCAGGGCGCGACGTTCCTGCATCCGACCGCCGTGCTGTTCAACGGCGGCGTGTTCAAGTCGGCGCTGCTCACGCAGCGCGTGCTCGATACGCTCAACAGCTGGCTCGCCGCCGAAGGCGCGCCGCCCGCGCGCCTGCTCGAAGGCGCGGATCTCGATCTGGCGGTCGCGCGCGGCGCGGCTTATTACGGCTACGTGAAGCGCGGCCGAGGCGTGCGCATTCGCGGCGGCACGGCGCGTGCGTACTACGTCGCGATCGAATCGGCGATGCCCGCGGTGCCGGGGCTGGAGCCGCCGGTGCAGGCGCTGTGCGTCGCGCCGTTCGGGATGGAGGAAGGCTCGGACGCGGCGCTGCCGCCGCAGGAGTTCGGCCTTGTCGTCGGCGAACCGGTGCAGTTCCGCTTCTTCGGTTCGTCGGTGCGCCGCCAGGACCAGGTCGGCACGCTGCTCGACTACTGGTCGCCGGAAGAGTTGCAGGAACTGGAAGAGATCCAGGCGACGCTGCCCGCCGAAGGGCGCACGGTCGGTGAAGTCGTGCCCGTGAAGCTGCATGCGCGCGTGACCGAAGCCGGCACGCTCGAACTCGAGGCGATCCCGAGCGGCACGAACGAGCGCTGGAAGGTCGAGTTCGACGTGCGCGGCGCCGCCTGA
- a CDS encoding peroxidase-related enzyme (This protein belongs to a clade of uncharacterized proteins related to peroxidases such as the alkylhydroperoxidase AhpD.), translated as MTTTTHGFTSDTLGWRAWLDTVSLDAATPDQLAVLEASHPQAKTSDYYLLLVHLPEILRQRSGVFNAIMYGSGGLSRAERELASTAVSRVNGCVYCASVHAQRFTQLAKRTDAIEQVFDDPATAGTTARERAIIRYAIALTERPDAVDASDIAALEAEGLTHEEILDLSHAVAIFAWANRLMLTLGEPVFPEPAAGA; from the coding sequence ATGACGACGACCACGCACGGCTTCACGTCCGACACGCTCGGCTGGCGTGCATGGCTCGACACCGTGTCGCTCGATGCCGCGACGCCCGATCAGCTGGCCGTGCTCGAAGCGAGCCACCCGCAAGCAAAGACGTCCGACTATTACCTGCTGCTCGTCCATCTTCCCGAGATCCTGCGGCAGCGCTCGGGCGTATTCAACGCAATCATGTACGGCTCCGGCGGACTGTCGCGCGCGGAGCGCGAACTGGCGAGCACGGCCGTGTCGCGCGTGAACGGCTGCGTGTACTGCGCGTCCGTGCATGCGCAGCGCTTTACCCAGCTCGCGAAGCGCACCGACGCGATCGAGCAGGTGTTCGACGATCCGGCGACGGCCGGCACGACGGCGCGCGAACGGGCGATCATTCGCTATGCGATTGCGCTGACGGAGCGGCCCGATGCGGTCGATGCAAGCGATATCGCCGCACTGGAAGCCGAAGGGCTGACGCATGAGGAGATTCTCGACCTGTCGCACGCGGTCGCGATCTTCGCGTGGGCGAACCGGTTGATGCTGACGCTGGGCGAACCGGTGTTTCCGGAGCCGGCGGCCGGCGCCTGA